CGGTCAACACCAACGCACCGTCACCTTCATTGACCAGTGCCAGCGTCTTCTGGGCCAGCGGCAACAGGTCGAGCGGGTCGTCCTGAGCCGCCACGCCAAGCTGGTAGAGCAAGGGCGGACGTTTATTGAGGACATGGCAAGCGTTCTGCACCAGCGCTTCGCCATAACTTCCGTGGGTAATCAGCAAAATTCCAATCATGCGGAGGATTCTAACCCAAGCCCTGCCGCTTGCACTGCTGCGGCATTGCAGGAAAACCTGTACGGCTGCCGGCTTCCATCTGCGCGGAAAAAAACAATCAGCATTTTTTCTAATTTTGACGGTCGACCGTGAAAATGCCTGAGTTTTGCAAAAATCTTTTCTCGTCGTACAAAAAAACAGAAAAAAGTTCAGTAAACAGTCAAGAATCAGGCAAAAAGCAGATTGCT
This genomic window from Dechloromonas sp. ZY10 contains:
- a CDS encoding PTS sugar transporter subunit IIA; translated protein: MIGILLITHGSYGEALVQNACHVLNKRPPLLYQLGVAAQDDPLDLLPLAQKTLALVNEGDGALVLTDIFGASPANLAFKLLQPGHVEGLAGVNLPMLLRALTYRDKGMETLLIRARDGGRDGVINMLDH